From the Halococcus hamelinensis 100A6 genome, one window contains:
- a CDS encoding lysylphosphatidylglycerol synthase transmembrane domain-containing protein, translated as MIREGDLRTTLVGFAGALGVLAVLFWFVGVGDVVSALSMASPPVLVVIVVVAACWLTAWGLSLRTVLGVLGAPITIPSAVLVFAGATFANNVTPFGQAGGEPVSALLVSRASESEYETGLAAIASVDALNFVPSIVLALLGLGYFATTITFGQNLEFVAVVVVAFAILLVAAAYFGWRNRYRVEHAAVDKLTPLIQWVSGALPRVSPPTEDSLERRIEGFFTAVERVGTNPRGLLLALSFSALGWIGLATSLWLSLFALGYSVPVAVVLVAIPAGAMAGVTPLPGGLGGVEIVLGALVSATTGGIPSATIIAAVAIHRGATYFLPTVVGGGTAAILADR; from the coding sequence ATGATACGCGAGGGCGACCTCAGAACCACGCTCGTGGGGTTCGCGGGTGCGCTCGGTGTGCTCGCCGTCCTCTTCTGGTTCGTCGGCGTCGGCGACGTCGTCTCCGCCCTCTCGATGGCGAGCCCCCCCGTGCTCGTGGTCATCGTGGTGGTCGCGGCGTGCTGGCTCACGGCCTGGGGGCTCTCGCTTCGCACGGTGCTCGGCGTGCTCGGCGCGCCGATCACGATCCCCTCGGCGGTCCTCGTCTTCGCCGGCGCGACGTTCGCCAACAACGTCACCCCGTTCGGGCAGGCCGGCGGCGAACCCGTGAGCGCGCTGCTCGTCTCGCGGGCCTCCGAGAGCGAGTACGAGACCGGCCTCGCCGCGATCGCGAGCGTCGACGCCCTCAACTTCGTCCCCTCGATCGTGCTCGCGCTCCTCGGACTGGGCTACTTCGCCACCACGATCACGTTCGGTCAGAACCTCGAGTTCGTGGCGGTCGTCGTGGTCGCGTTCGCCATCCTGCTGGTCGCGGCGGCCTACTTCGGGTGGCGGAACCGATACCGGGTCGAACACGCCGCCGTGGACAAGCTCACGCCGCTGATCCAGTGGGTCTCGGGGGCCCTCCCACGCGTCTCCCCGCCGACGGAGGACTCGCTCGAACGCCGTATCGAGGGCTTCTTCACCGCCGTCGAGCGCGTCGGCACCAACCCTCGGGGCTTGCTGCTCGCGCTCTCCTTTTCGGCGCTCGGGTGGATCGGCCTCGCGACCTCGCTCTGGCTCTCGCTGTTCGCGCTCGGCTACAGCGTCCCGGTCGCGGTGGTGCTCGTGGCGATCCCCGCGGGCGCGATGGCCGGCGTCACGCCGCTTCCCGGCGGCCTGGGCGGCGTGGAGATCGTCCTCGGCGCGCTCGTGAGCGCGACCACCGGCGGCATCCCCTCGGCGACGATCATCGCCGCCGTCGCGATCCACCGCGGCGCGACCTACTTCCTTCCGACGGTGGTCGGCGGCGGTACCGCCGCCATCCTCGCCGACCGGTGA
- the thiL gene encoding thiamine-phosphate kinase has translation MDERAALERLAGRVPAAGDDCAVVEDLVLTTDMLHETTDFPRGVTRYTAGWRAVGASLSDVAAMGAAAHAALAVYAAPEFDEGLLDFVGGAQDVCEAVGASYVGGDLDTHEEFTVSTTAVGRTTDPILRSGAAVGEAVCVTGSLGRSGAALRLFEAGETERANDLFRFTPRIAAGRALRPYASAMMDVSDGLARSLHQLADASGCGFAVRSPLPIDESVDAVAEDREDRRELGASFGEDFELLFTVPETEFEAARNSTDVAVTQVGTVVEDGISLDDEPLLDRGYTHG, from the coding sequence ATGGACGAGCGGGCGGCACTCGAACGCCTCGCCGGGCGCGTCCCGGCCGCCGGCGACGACTGTGCGGTGGTCGAGGACCTCGTGCTCACCACCGACATGCTCCACGAGACCACGGACTTTCCAAGGGGAGTCACACGCTACACCGCGGGCTGGCGCGCGGTCGGCGCGTCGCTCTCGGACGTGGCGGCGATGGGCGCGGCGGCCCACGCCGCGCTCGCGGTCTACGCCGCCCCCGAGTTCGACGAGGGGCTCCTCGATTTCGTCGGGGGGGCACAGGACGTCTGTGAGGCGGTGGGAGCCTCGTACGTTGGCGGCGACCTCGACACCCACGAGGAGTTCACCGTCTCGACGACGGCGGTCGGCCGTACCACGGATCCAATTCTGCGGTCGGGCGCGGCGGTCGGCGAGGCGGTCTGTGTCACGGGGAGCCTCGGGCGGAGCGGGGCGGCCCTCCGGCTGTTCGAGGCCGGCGAAACCGAACGCGCGAACGACCTCTTTCGATTTACCCCGAGAATCGCGGCGGGACGGGCCCTCCGTCCCTACGCGAGCGCGATGATGGACGTCTCGGACGGGCTGGCGCGCTCGCTCCACCAGTTGGCCGACGCGAGCGGTTGCGGTTTCGCGGTCCGGAGCCCGCTCCCGATCGACGAGTCGGTCGATGCGGTCGCCGAGGACCGGGAGGATCGACGCGAACTCGGGGCCTCCTTCGGGGAGGACTTCGAGCTGCTGTTCACCGTTCCCGAGACTGAGTTCGAAGCCGCCCGAAATTCGACCGACGTAGCGGTCACGCAGGTCGGAACGGTTGTCGAGGACGGCATTTCACTCGACGACGAGCCGTTGCTCGACCGTGGGTACACGCACGGGTAG
- a CDS encoding winged helix-turn-helix transcriptional regulator: protein MSSQQVVPTEGPCAVVESLGQIGSQWRLVVLYELLDGEQRFNELKRSTDANARTLSRVLDDLRESGLVERRAETDAPIATYYRLTEKGEALCPVFDEVEAWADDWL from the coding sequence ATGTCATCCCAACAAGTCGTCCCGACGGAGGGGCCGTGCGCGGTCGTCGAATCGCTCGGCCAGATCGGCTCGCAGTGGCGACTGGTCGTGCTCTACGAACTCCTCGACGGCGAGCAGCGGTTCAACGAACTCAAGCGCTCGACCGACGCCAACGCCCGCACCCTCTCGCGCGTACTCGACGACCTCCGGGAGTCGGGCCTGGTCGAGCGCCGCGCCGAAACCGACGCCCCGATCGCGACCTACTACCGCCTCACCGAGAAGGGCGAGGCCCTCTGCCCCGTGTTCGACGAGGTCGAGGCGTGGGCCGACGACTGGCTCTAA
- a CDS encoding DoxX family protein, with protein MSLLQTGVFDAAGAGVLFLVARVVFGGVLAYMGIGHLTNADGLTPYAESKGIPAAGVLVPFSGGQLVLGGLALILGVFPTLGAGALLVFLVVSAVTMHDYWAAPDDQRGSELTAFQKNAALAGGALAFLALSGVEWPYALGIGLF; from the coding sequence GTGAGCCTCCTCCAGACGGGGGTTTTCGACGCGGCGGGGGCCGGCGTGCTGTTTCTGGTCGCCCGGGTGGTCTTCGGCGGGGTGCTCGCGTACATGGGGATCGGACACCTCACGAACGCCGACGGACTCACGCCCTACGCGGAGTCGAAGGGCATCCCGGCGGCGGGCGTGCTGGTGCCGTTCTCCGGCGGACAGCTGGTGCTCGGCGGCCTCGCGCTCATCCTCGGCGTGTTCCCCACGCTCGGTGCGGGCGCGCTCCTCGTGTTTCTGGTCGTCTCGGCGGTCACCATGCACGATTACTGGGCGGCACCCGACGACCAGCGGGGAAGCGAACTGACCGCCTTCCAGAAGAACGCGGCGCTCGCTGGGGGCGCGCTCGCGTTCCTCGCCCTGAGCGGCGTCGAGTGGCCGTACGCCCTTGGCATCGGTCTGTTCTGA
- a CDS encoding DoxX family protein encodes MNVFSRLGRVVFGGLLAFMGINHFQDMEGTIAYAESEGVPMADKLVPFACGMLAVGGVCVALGLFPVLAAGAVIAFLAGVTPQMHDFWNYEEGEGQRQGERINFLKNAALLGAALTLLGNALGDD; translated from the coding sequence ATGAACGTCTTCTCGCGGCTCGGCCGGGTGGTCTTCGGCGGCCTGCTCGCGTTCATGGGTATCAACCACTTTCAGGACATGGAGGGCACGATCGCCTACGCCGAATCCGAGGGCGTGCCGATGGCCGACAAACTCGTGCCGTTCGCCTGTGGCATGCTCGCGGTCGGCGGCGTCTGCGTCGCGCTGGGGCTGTTCCCCGTGCTCGCCGCGGGCGCGGTCATCGCGTTCCTCGCGGGCGTGACCCCCCAGATGCACGACTTCTGGAACTACGAGGAGGGCGAAGGCCAGCGCCAGGGCGAACGGATCAACTTCCTCAAGAACGCGGCGCTGCTCGGCGCGGCGCTCACCCTGCTCGGCAACGCGCTCGGCGACGACTGA
- a CDS encoding NAD(P)/FAD-dependent oxidoreductase: protein MESNNASDGGSPAYDVIVVGGGPAGLSAALQLGRSLRDVLVCDDGEPRNGPADEAHGYLTRDGIAPTALRRLGREEVAEYGGEFRDARVTDVTEDDFGFAVTLDTGETVVSEKVVVATGVRDVLPETDGFEALWGNGVYHCPYCHGYEVRDEPLGVLIRDEHPHLPDYAKLIYNLSRDLVVFTDGQDVLDAETRSMFTERGITIEDEPITGLDGSEDGLESVSLADGRDVARRALFYPPPMEQHSELPDRFGLDVNQMGVVETTQSQHGFGLTAVPGLFVTGDASSGYPASIASAVADGSVVGATVNMELSKEAFEDVSGTAKVDPSE from the coding sequence GTGGAGAGCAACAACGCTTCCGATGGAGGAAGTCCCGCGTACGATGTGATCGTCGTCGGTGGCGGGCCAGCAGGCCTCAGCGCCGCGCTTCAGTTGGGGCGCTCGCTCCGTGACGTACTGGTCTGCGACGACGGCGAGCCACGGAACGGGCCGGCCGACGAGGCCCACGGCTATCTGACCAGGGACGGTATCGCACCCACGGCGCTCCGTCGGCTGGGTCGCGAGGAGGTCGCCGAGTACGGTGGCGAGTTTCGAGATGCCCGGGTGACGGACGTCACGGAGGACGACTTCGGATTCGCCGTCACGCTCGATACCGGCGAAACGGTCGTGAGCGAGAAGGTCGTCGTCGCGACCGGGGTGCGTGACGTGCTCCCCGAAACCGACGGCTTCGAAGCGCTGTGGGGGAACGGGGTGTATCACTGCCCCTACTGCCACGGCTACGAAGTCCGCGACGAACCGCTCGGGGTCCTCATCAGAGACGAACACCCGCACCTGCCCGACTACGCGAAGCTCATCTACAACCTGAGTCGGGATCTCGTCGTCTTCACCGATGGGCAGGACGTCCTCGACGCGGAGACGCGTTCGATGTTCACCGAGCGCGGCATCACGATCGAGGACGAACCGATCACCGGACTCGACGGCTCCGAGGATGGGCTCGAAAGCGTCTCCCTCGCGGATGGCCGCGACGTCGCTCGCCGCGCGCTCTTCTATCCCCCACCGATGGAACAGCACAGCGAGCTTCCGGACCGATTCGGGCTCGACGTGAACCAGATGGGCGTCGTCGAAACGACGCAGTCCCAGCACGGATTTGGTTTGACAGCTGTTCCGGGCCTCTTCGTTACGGGCGACGCGTCCAGCGGTTATCCAGCCTCGATAGCCTCCGCCGTCGCCGATGGCTCCGTGGTCGGTGCGACCGTCAACATGGAGCTCTCGAAGGAAGCGTTCGAGGACGTATCCGGTACCGCGAAAGTCGACCCGTCGGAGTAG
- a CDS encoding flavin reductase family protein — translation MRIDPDTVDSFYRTLAGAVVPRPIAWVSSMAADGGLNLAPYSFFNVVNVDPPVVMFAPSARPDRPEGLADSARNVEETGEFVVNVVTEPFAAAMNATSATLAPGESEFEHAGLETTPSERVDPPRVAGIEVAFECERYETIEIGSNTMVLGEVVLAHLADGVTTDGKLDVTKVDAVGRLSGSYYCHTGDRFRMERPD, via the coding sequence ATGAGGATCGACCCCGACACGGTCGATTCGTTCTACCGGACCCTCGCAGGGGCGGTAGTGCCACGGCCGATCGCGTGGGTGAGTTCGATGGCTGCGGACGGGGGACTCAATCTCGCGCCGTACTCCTTCTTCAACGTGGTCAACGTCGATCCACCGGTGGTCATGTTCGCGCCGAGCGCGCGACCGGACCGACCCGAGGGGCTCGCGGACTCGGCGCGCAACGTCGAGGAGACGGGTGAGTTCGTCGTCAACGTGGTTACGGAGCCGTTCGCAGCGGCGATGAACGCCACGAGCGCCACCCTCGCGCCGGGCGAGAGCGAGTTCGAGCACGCGGGCCTCGAAACCACGCCCTCCGAACGGGTCGACCCGCCCCGGGTCGCGGGGATCGAGGTCGCCTTCGAGTGCGAACGCTACGAGACGATCGAGATCGGCTCGAACACGATGGTGCTCGGCGAGGTCGTGCTCGCCCACCTCGCGGACGGCGTGACGACCGACGGCAAACTCGACGTGACGAAAGTCGACGCAGTCGGCCGATTGTCGGGGAGTTACTACTGCCACACCGGCGACCGATTCCGGATGGAACGGCCCGACTGA
- the phoU gene encoding phosphate signaling complex protein PhoU — MPRESYQAQLEALREDVLYMSEVVLERLRMGLDALARKDDRLAREVIEGDDEVNRMYLDLEGDCIDLFALQQPVAGDLRFIASSFKVITDLERIADLATNLGEYTFDADRDVFPEVDVQAIGEFAETMVADAMEAYATGDADACYAIDERDTELDERCERASDTVVRELIGIEGDPVDDVDQLMTDVSRLLLTVRDLERVGDHAVNISARTLYMVDNDDELIF; from the coding sequence ATGCCCCGCGAAAGCTATCAGGCCCAGCTCGAAGCCCTCCGCGAGGACGTCCTCTACATGAGCGAGGTCGTGCTCGAACGTCTCCGGATGGGGCTCGACGCGCTCGCCAGGAAGGACGACCGGCTCGCCCGCGAGGTCATCGAGGGCGACGACGAGGTCAATCGGATGTATCTCGACCTCGAGGGCGACTGTATCGACCTCTTCGCGCTCCAGCAGCCCGTCGCGGGCGACCTCCGCTTCATCGCCTCCTCGTTCAAGGTCATCACCGACCTCGAACGCATCGCGGATCTGGCCACCAACCTCGGCGAGTACACCTTCGACGCCGACCGCGACGTCTTCCCGGAGGTCGACGTCCAGGCCATCGGCGAGTTCGCCGAGACGATGGTCGCCGACGCGATGGAGGCCTACGCGACCGGCGACGCCGACGCCTGCTACGCCATCGACGAACGCGACACCGAACTCGACGAGCGATGCGAGCGTGCCTCCGACACCGTGGTCCGCGAACTCATCGGGATCGAGGGCGACCCCGTCGACGACGTCGACCAGCTCATGACCGACGTCTCCCGGTTGCTGCTCACGGTCCGCGACCTCGAACGCGTCGGCGACCACGCCGTCAACATCTCCGCACGCACCCTCTACATGGTCGACAACGACGACGAACTCATCTTCTAA
- a CDS encoding phosphate uptake regulator PhoU encodes METRKVQVTGGSTYTVSLPKAWATDHGIEAGSEVEFYPEDDSLLLAPRREDAATEGTLDVTGLEGAELTRAVVTMYVSGFDVITLETASVDAAQRRAIREATQGLVGLEVIEETADRVTLQDLLDSSELSVHNAITRMRLVALTMLGDAVTALREADADLADDVTQRDDDVDRLWYMTARVFRSVLRDPNAATEVGLPRETCFDYHSSARQLERVADHATKIAEVAPTIDGVSEAVAAALDALHTEAATVVETAMDAFLAEDADEAVRLANEAMANIDAVDEAAREADSLFRDLEPKRAQQLGLVVDSLSRTADYGGNIAERAMQKAAPRP; translated from the coding sequence ATGGAGACCCGCAAGGTCCAGGTCACGGGCGGTTCGACCTACACCGTCTCGCTGCCGAAGGCGTGGGCGACCGACCACGGCATCGAGGCCGGTAGCGAAGTCGAGTTCTATCCCGAGGACGATTCGCTGTTGCTCGCGCCGCGTCGCGAGGACGCCGCCACGGAGGGGACGCTCGACGTGACGGGCCTGGAGGGCGCGGAGCTCACTCGGGCGGTGGTCACGATGTACGTCAGCGGCTTCGACGTCATCACGCTCGAAACCGCGAGCGTCGACGCCGCCCAGCGCCGCGCCATCCGTGAGGCAACTCAGGGGCTCGTCGGGCTCGAAGTCATCGAGGAGACCGCCGACCGCGTGACCCTCCAGGACCTGCTGGATTCCTCTGAGCTCTCGGTCCACAACGCCATCACCCGAATGCGACTCGTCGCGCTCACCATGCTCGGCGACGCCGTCACGGCCCTCCGCGAGGCCGACGCCGACCTCGCGGACGACGTCACCCAGCGCGACGACGACGTCGACCGGCTGTGGTACATGACCGCACGCGTCTTCCGGAGCGTGCTCCGCGACCCGAACGCCGCCACCGAGGTCGGCCTCCCCCGCGAGACGTGTTTCGATTACCATTCGAGCGCGCGCCAGCTCGAACGCGTCGCCGACCACGCCACCAAGATCGCCGAGGTCGCGCCGACGATCGACGGCGTCTCCGAAGCGGTAGCCGCGGCGCTCGACGCCCTCCACACCGAGGCCGCGACGGTCGTCGAGACCGCGATGGACGCCTTCCTCGCCGAGGACGCCGACGAGGCGGTCCGGCTGGCGAACGAGGCGATGGCGAACATCGACGCGGTCGACGAGGCCGCCCGCGAGGCCGATAGCCTGTTCCGCGACCTCGAACCCAAACGCGCCCAGCAGCTCGGGCTCGTCGTGGATTCCCTCTCGCGCACGGCCGACTACGGGGGCAACATCGCCGAACGTGCGATGCAGAAGGCCGCCCCGCGGCCCTGA
- a CDS encoding DUF5817 domain-containing protein: MYAVVGCGECSALWVVEGRPETTTCPSCGKRHRFEALKKFAQHESGDAAREARTRLLAARSDHAPDELDSFSTLESRAETGGMSDAEYLERSGLDPDRTAAAATGSKRSKGRMEVVRESISALDDPTESNVVARAERNGIPADYTERALERLSQRGAVSRHDGRYRLL; this comes from the coding sequence ATGTACGCGGTGGTCGGCTGTGGCGAGTGCAGCGCGCTCTGGGTGGTCGAGGGACGACCGGAGACGACGACCTGTCCCTCGTGTGGCAAGCGCCACCGCTTCGAGGCGCTGAAGAAGTTCGCCCAACACGAGTCGGGCGACGCCGCACGCGAGGCCCGCACCCGACTCCTCGCCGCCCGAAGCGACCACGCGCCCGACGAACTCGATTCCTTCTCGACCCTCGAATCACGGGCCGAGACCGGCGGGATGAGCGACGCGGAGTACCTCGAACGGTCGGGGCTCGACCCCGACCGAACGGCCGCGGCCGCGACCGGTTCGAAACGAAGCAAGGGCCGAATGGAGGTCGTTCGCGAGTCGATATCGGCGCTCGACGACCCCACCGAATCGAACGTCGTCGCGCGTGCCGAACGGAACGGGATCCCAGCCGATTACACCGAACGCGCGCTCGAACGGCTGTCCCAGCGGGGAGCCGTGAGCCGCCACGACGGGCGGTATCGATTGTTGTAG
- the hmgA gene encoding hydroxymethylglutaryl-CoA reductase (NADPH), producing MNAADLAERVREGDLRLHELESHADPETAAAARRRVVANEAGTSLDSVGESHLAAADTESTIENLVGTVEIPIGVAGPVPVAGGEREAEHYLPLATTEGALVASVNRGCSVIRAAGGADARVTKRAMTRAPVFRVDGVVEAEAVVGWVRDHETDLASAAESTTSHGELVDLTPYAVGDSVFLRFGYDTKDAMGMNMATIATREACDVVESETPAELVALSGNLCTDKKPAAINAVEGRGRSVVADVAIPNEVVEERLHATPEAVAELNTRKNLVGSAKAGSLGFNAQAANVVAAAFLATGQDAAQVVEGSNAITTVAAREDELYASVSLASLEVGTVGGGTKLPTQAEALSLLGVRGGGSPPGSNADALAEVIAAGALAGELSLLGALASRHLSSAHADLGR from the coding sequence ATGAACGCCGCAGACCTCGCCGAGCGCGTCCGGGAGGGCGACCTCCGCCTCCACGAACTCGAATCCCACGCCGACCCCGAGACCGCGGCCGCCGCCCGGCGGCGCGTGGTGGCGAACGAAGCGGGCACGAGCCTCGACTCGGTGGGCGAATCGCATCTCGCGGCCGCCGATACCGAGTCGACCATCGAGAACCTCGTGGGCACCGTGGAGATCCCGATAGGCGTCGCCGGGCCGGTCCCCGTGGCGGGCGGCGAGCGCGAGGCCGAACACTACCTCCCGCTCGCCACCACCGAGGGGGCGCTGGTGGCGTCGGTGAACCGGGGCTGTTCGGTGATCCGGGCGGCCGGCGGGGCGGACGCGCGGGTGACGAAACGCGCGATGACGCGCGCACCGGTCTTCCGAGTCGATGGAGTGGTCGAAGCCGAGGCGGTGGTCGGGTGGGTGCGCGACCACGAGACCGACCTCGCGAGCGCCGCCGAGTCCACGACCTCGCACGGCGAACTCGTCGACCTCACGCCCTACGCGGTCGGTGATTCGGTGTTCCTCCGCTTCGGCTACGATACCAAGGATGCGATGGGGATGAACATGGCGACGATCGCCACCCGCGAGGCCTGCGACGTGGTCGAGTCCGAGACCCCCGCCGAACTCGTCGCGCTCTCGGGCAACCTCTGTACCGACAAGAAACCCGCCGCTATCAACGCCGTCGAGGGTCGTGGGCGAAGCGTCGTCGCCGACGTGGCGATCCCGAACGAGGTCGTCGAAGAACGCCTCCACGCCACGCCCGAGGCGGTCGCCGAACTCAACACCCGGAAGAACCTCGTCGGGTCGGCGAAGGCGGGGAGTTTGGGATTCAACGCCCAGGCCGCGAACGTCGTCGCCGCCGCCTTCCTCGCCACCGGTCAGGACGCCGCCCAGGTCGTCGAGGGCTCGAACGCGATCACGACCGTGGCGGCCCGCGAGGACGAACTCTACGCCAGCGTCTCGCTCGCGAGCCTCGAAGTCGGCACCGTCGGCGGCGGCACGAAGCTGCCCACGCAGGCCGAGGCGCTCTCGCTGCTCGGGGTACGCGGCGGTGGGAGTCCTCCTGGGTCGAACGCCGACGCCCTCGCCGAGGTCATCGCGGCGGGCGCGCTCGCGGGCGAACTCTCGCTACTCGGGGCGCTGGCCTCGCGCCACCTGTCGAGCGCCCACGCCGACCTCGGCCGATAG
- a CDS encoding DUF4013 domain-containing protein — MISESITYLQNSDEVVKTVLIGGLLSISSVLLVPAFVVSGYLVRVLQRTMNGNDEAPVFEDWERLLVDGLKAFAIAAVYGLVPAIVGFVLVGGGIMAAFSGDAGSLIGGTSIFVGLLLSMVLGLAAWYVIPAATANFAETGRLSDGFDIGTLRPVLLSRTYATGWLLALGVIVLGGLVAGVLNVVPLLGTIVGVFVSFYAAVAAYYIIGHTWADLRTVETHHEGTVDERPAA, encoded by the coding sequence ATGATCAGCGAATCGATTACCTACCTGCAGAACAGTGACGAGGTCGTCAAGACCGTCCTCATCGGCGGCTTGCTATCGATCTCGAGCGTCCTCCTCGTCCCGGCGTTCGTCGTCTCGGGCTACCTCGTTCGGGTCCTCCAGCGGACGATGAACGGCAACGACGAGGCACCCGTCTTCGAGGACTGGGAACGGCTCCTCGTCGACGGCCTGAAGGCGTTCGCCATCGCCGCCGTCTACGGGCTCGTCCCCGCCATCGTCGGCTTCGTGCTCGTCGGCGGGGGGATCATGGCGGCATTTTCGGGTGACGCGGGAAGCCTCATCGGCGGGACCAGCATCTTCGTGGGGCTCCTCCTCTCGATGGTCCTCGGCCTCGCCGCGTGGTACGTCATCCCCGCCGCGACCGCGAACTTCGCCGAGACCGGCCGTCTGAGCGACGGGTTCGATATCGGCACGCTCCGCCCGGTCCTGCTGAGCAGGACCTACGCGACCGGCTGGCTGCTGGCGCTCGGTGTCATCGTCCTCGGCGGCCTCGTCGCCGGCGTGCTCAACGTCGTCCCGCTCCTCGGGACGATCGTGGGCGTCTTCGTGAGCTTCTACGCGGCCGTGGCGGCCTACTACATCATTGGCCACACTTGGGCGGACCTGCGGACCGTCGAAACCCATCACGAAGGGACAGTCGACGAACGACCGGCGGCCTGA
- a CDS encoding DUF7544 domain-containing protein has translation MTYYAVDALGDAFDVTRSYLLPFDRSRWLRLALVVFFVGGTSTFSFQSSGTDTTGVPETVPGDVPAADLPEWTLAAVALVVALLLVLALLFALVGSVMEFVFVESLRSDTVHIRRFGRRYLGAGLRLFGFRVVLGLLTLAAIAVPVGLALLPFLGGSGPSAGAAVGTVLVVVPVVLLVTVVAALVSGFTTMFVVPVMLLEERGVLAGWRRFWPTLRGRWAQYAVYVVVEFVLSIAAGIAVAIVDLLVLVALAIPFGILAGVVLLVGGFGSFSTIEVVALAVIGLVYLVLALVAILLVKVPVETYFRFYALLVLGDTDEALDLIPDRRAAARTETTA, from the coding sequence ATGACATACTACGCGGTCGACGCGCTGGGCGACGCGTTCGACGTCACCCGCTCGTATCTCCTCCCGTTCGACCGGTCCCGCTGGCTCCGCCTCGCGCTGGTCGTGTTCTTCGTCGGTGGCACGTCGACGTTCAGTTTCCAGTCGAGCGGAACCGACACCACGGGCGTTCCCGAGACGGTTCCGGGGGACGTACCGGCCGCCGACCTCCCCGAGTGGACCCTCGCCGCGGTGGCGCTCGTCGTCGCCTTGCTCCTCGTGCTCGCGCTCCTGTTCGCCCTCGTCGGGTCGGTCATGGAGTTCGTCTTCGTCGAGTCGCTCCGCTCCGATACCGTCCATATCCGGCGGTTCGGCCGGCGATATCTCGGGGCCGGCCTCCGGCTGTTCGGCTTCCGGGTCGTGCTCGGGCTCCTCACGCTCGCGGCGATCGCGGTTCCCGTTGGACTCGCGCTGCTCCCGTTTCTCGGTGGCTCCGGCCCGAGCGCCGGTGCCGCGGTGGGGACGGTGCTGGTGGTCGTGCCGGTAGTCCTCCTCGTCACCGTGGTCGCCGCCCTGGTCTCCGGGTTCACGACGATGTTCGTCGTCCCGGTGATGCTGCTCGAAGAGCGTGGCGTGCTGGCGGGGTGGCGACGGTTCTGGCCGACGCTCCGCGGCCGGTGGGCGCAGTACGCGGTCTACGTCGTCGTCGAGTTCGTGCTCTCGATCGCGGCCGGCATCGCCGTGGCGATCGTCGACCTCCTCGTCCTCGTCGCGCTCGCGATCCCGTTCGGGATCCTGGCCGGGGTCGTCCTGCTCGTCGGCGGTTTCGGGAGCTTCTCGACGATCGAGGTGGTCGCGCTCGCGGTCATCGGTCTCGTCTACCTCGTGCTGGCGCTCGTCGCTATCCTCCTCGTGAAGGTCCCCGTCGAGACCTACTTCCGGTTCTACGCGCTCCTCGTGCTCGGCGACACCGACGAGGCGCTCGACCTGATCCCCGACCGACGGGCGGCGGCCCGGACCGAGACGACGGCGTAG